The Emys orbicularis isolate rEmyOrb1 chromosome 4, rEmyOrb1.hap1, whole genome shotgun sequence genomic sequence GTGCCtctattttcccatctgtaaaatggtgaaaGTTCCATTTACCCACCTTTCAGATTTTGGGATGAACTACTAACAATAGTCATTAAAAAACTGGTAGGTTCAGGCAAGTGGTTCTGGTCCTGGCAGATTCTCATCCCAGCCTATGCAGCAAAGCCACATGTGGCCCAAATAGAGCACCAAGTGCTGCCAGACATAGATATTAATATACCTACCTCCCTGCTCCCATCTCAGCTAGAGAGGATACCCAACTCAGACCTGTTTACATTGCAACTGGGAGAGTGCCTCCCAGCCTGGCTAGACAGACTTATGTTGGCAGaactcaagctagtgtgctaaaggtagctgtgtggatgttgtggcactaGCAGAGGCTTGGGCTTCGCACCTGAGCTCTGACCCAGTGGGTAGGGAGAGATGAACCCTAAAGGTAGAGTCCATCCTGACCCCACCTCAGTGTTACGACTCCCCTGCATATGGAAGCAAATTCTGCCTCTGCAGCCTTGAAGGCAGTTGGCTCATTCATTACCTTCTTCATAGTGACGTCTGGCTTCTGTTCCCGGCTCGGCCCTGGGAACACCCTGGTACAGCCCTTCGCCAACAAAGTCCGTGTAGAACAGCATGAAAGTCATGAGGGCCATCCAGCTGCACAGCTCGGCCACAAAGAGCCGCCGGATCACCTTGGGGATGCGGCAGCAGAGGCCATGCAGCCGTGGGACCAACGCGCAGAGGTTCCTCAAGGCCTGGACCACATGCCTGGCTCGCAAGAGGCTCTTGGATACCTGGCACGAGCAGCAGCTGGGGGacgagggcttgggggaagagtcCTTCAGCGCGGGGCCTGCCAGAGCGTCCACCTGCCCCACTGCTTCCTCCGTCACAAAGAGGGTGGCCAGGACGCAGCCCAGGAAGATGATGGTGAGGAGGCTGAAGAGGCacttctcctgcccccccaggtAAGGGGCCAGGAAGCTACCGGCCCAGTCGATGGCTGGAAGCAGATAGCCGACGCAGCCACCCAGGCTGATCATGAAGGCGTACATGGAGAAAGCCTGCCGGCAGTTGTCAGGCTCCTGGAAGAGGTCCGAGAGCAAGGCCTCTAGGGGAGTGAAGCAGACCTGGCCGCAGAAGTCCAGCAAGCCAATGCCCAGGATGAGGAAGGCAATCTCCAGGGGGTGAGCATTGAGGGCAAAGAGGCCTGCCAGGCGGCTGGCATGGGGGATGATGAAGAGGCTCAGCAGGACTCCCAGGCACAAGACCCAGATGAAGGGCCGCCGCCGGCCATAGCTGCTGCGCCAGTGGTCGCTGGCGGAGCCAATCAGCGGTACAAAGACAAGGCCCAGGACAGGCCCGATCCCTGGAATGGAGACAGAGACGTGGCTTTAGGGGCAGCGTCCTAGTGCTGCAGGCGATCCCTGTGCCCAGCAATAAGAGCTAGGGCCAAGGCTTTCACAAGCGACTAGTGATTGCGGGTGCCCATCTGAGGCACCTTAAGGTGGCCTGTCtgtcaaagtgctgagcacccgccctctgacaatcaggcccctttaagcgGTCTCTCAAGTGGGACATCCATAATCACTTGTGAAAACCTTGGCCTTAGCTCAGCCCAAGAAACCAGACCCCCACCATCACCTGCCCCCTCACCATTTACGGCTTCTAGGCAACTTGGTAAGCGCACCCTAGAAAAGCCCTCCACCATGCATGTCAGAGCACTTCATCAACATTAAGCCCTCAGCCCCTCAGGGAAGTATCCCCGTCttagagaaggggaaactgaggcagagacatgCCAAAGCCACACAGGCAATTCAGAGGCagaagccaggaatagaacccaggagccctggctctcagtccccAGCTCTAAGCCAATAGGCTGCACATTCTCCCTGGAATAGGGTTGTCTCAGCTGATCAGAGCGTGGGGATACAAATCTTCATGCCCCgattccccactgccctctgAACCCACAGAGGGGGTGAGCATCTCAgttgaagaaagaaagaagccaCCTACCCAAAACCATGGTCATGAACTTCTCCTCCACACCCACTTCCAGCAAGAGCGGTGGCACGTAGGTGATCCCAGCAGCCAGGCAGACCTCCAGGCCGAACGTCAGGGAGTTGACCAGCAGGAGCTGGGCTTTGCGGTTGTGGAAGAGCATGCTGACCCACACTTTCTGAGCCATGCTGCCCTTGCTCCACTCAATAGGAGAAGGCTGTGTCAACCAGGCAGCAGCCTTCCTGGGGTGCCCAACAGACAGACACCAAGGTCCGAAGTCTCCTTTCACAGTCCAATGGAGAGACACTGGCTGCCATTTTTATCAGCAGTGAACAGCTtgtcccttcttcctccttaggTTGCAAGATGCAGTCACTACAATGCAGAGTCCAGGCACCGGTAGACAGGCTTCATATtccaggtctctcccccggctTCACATTCTGTACTACGGAGAAAAGAAGAGAGCACATTAGAAATCAGAAATCCACACCAGGGTGGGTTCCTTCTTAAGGGGACCAAAACAAGAAACAGTTCcccattccactgaagtcaacagcaccATCCGTCTGGAGTGGGACACAAAGCTACAGTCACGAGGAGGGCACTGGACAGCGTTCCCCAACACAAAATCACTCCCACTGGCCTTTGCAAACAGCATCACTGTCGGCAATATCAAAGGACCATGGTTCACAGAGAGGCCAAGCCTTGGAAGGCTCAGCCCCTTCACTGTCAGTCACCCCAGACCCTCTTCCATTTCTTACTGGCATCACAGTAAGTGCTTAGAGGTCCTCacggagatcagggccctgttgtgctaggttctgtacaaacacaacgTCAGAGATGAACCCTATCCCAGAGAACTCACAAGCTAACTAGACAAGGCAAAACGAAGGATTAtctttgttttacagatgggcaactgaggcagagggagattaagtgacttgtccaagtcaCATAAGGAGTTGGGGACAGAACCAGGAGTTGATTCCAGATCTCAAGGCCTCGGCTAGTGCCTTGATCATGAGACCCGCTGTCACACACTGCTCCTTCCCACAGCCTAGATGCACAAAGCTCTCAGGTCAATATTTTTACCTGAACTATGTACCCATCATCTTGGCAGGGGCATGATATTCAGCAGCACAGATGGTGCCTCATTGAGTTTCACAAATAAATATGACCCAGTTCAGCCTCCTCTGCCAGTAAATGGCAATTATCGTGAGCATTACTTGGTCATCTGAGCTAATATTGCCAGCTGAatcatctgttttccctttaacATGTTCCATCTCTCCCACCTAGCTCATGCAGCTTCTCACAGGGACTCTGAGGATGGGCTCAAAGCAAGGGGAGGGGAGATATCAGAAGGAGTCCTCTGCCATGAGCCTGTAGATATACCAGGGTGCTGTTCCCCCTCAGTAGATCCTGTAAACTCAGCGGGAGCTGGCCTGGTCGGGCATAGGATGGCAGAGTGAACAGCTGCTCCAGGCAGCTGAGCTTCAGTAGATGGAATCGCTGACTGGGGCAATACTGAATCAGTGCCCTTTGAGGAGGGAACAGCCATTCATGTGCCTTAAAGCTGGAGATCAGGCCACTTCTGCTCTTTGAAGTCCTCAGGGCATGTTTTCTATCTTGGTTCTTTGTGACCCATATCCCACAGCAGTGGAGTGTCTGCCCAAGTATTTATGGGGTCATCACAACACCCTGGGGAGGTAAGTCTCATAGCTCCCCAGTTCATAGATGGGGAacggagggcttgtctataccGGGAAATAAATTTGGATTAAGGCAGGCTATGAAAATTTAAGTGgaattcctgaataactccatgtgtggatgctctttttccagaataagagtgccttattctgaattaCCTTAATCCAGATTGGAAGTGGATTAAAATAATTCCAAATAAGGACATCCacacatgcagggctggctctaacttttttgccgccctaggcaaaaaagaagagcgccgccccgctgtaacaccccccccccagcgccgcgccgcccaaacccctgcccccccaaagtGCCGTGCCAGGCCGTCCAAACCCCTGTCCCCCCGAAGCGCCGTGCCAGGCCACCCGAGCGCCGGGCcagccaaacccctgcccccgagcgccgtgccgtgcCGCCCTAACCCCTGTGCCGTGCAGCCCTAACCCCCGCCCCAAGGGCcgcgccgggccaggccgggccgcccaaacccccgccctcccccaccccagcgccacgccgccaaagccccccccagcaccacgccgctgCCGCCGAAACActccccgcgctgcccggccgaaacaacaacaaaaaacaaaaaaaacccaaaaaacccaccgcaagcgccccccgccaccccaatattggccgccccttctaaggtgccgccccaagcacgtgcttggtcagctggtgcctggagccggccctgcacacatggagttattcagggATCGGTAATCAGGAATAGTTATGCTGGAAAAACTCCCCAGGTGTACAAGCCCTGAAATCCAGGGAGATTAAGGGTTTGTCTATAAAGCCCCACAGTTCAGACTATGGAGGGGTGAACTAcagtaactcccctgtgtggacgcTGTGGGAGTGAACTATATATAGGATACCTTAGTTTGCTAGGACTAATTTAACGCTAACTAGGTACCTTTTATTTCCCGCTCGCAGCATCCATATGGGGCAGTAAAGCACTGCGCACTAGCTGCagttcacacccccatagtctgaactgtggggccatgtagacatagcctaaatgacCTGTCCGGTGTCACACAGATCTCCCCAGTCAATTGTTTTGCTAAAAGAATGCTGGAGGAATGGCATGATGGACATTCAGGCAAGTTGGGGCAAATTTACTTAAAGTGGGAAGTTAAAACACATTAACATCCCTGCCCCCTCGTGGACAttctcattcagaagtaaagtggcctaaggtcttgtctacatgaacaattaatctgcagcaagctggggtgtgactcTACCCTGTGCTAGCCTGCCAAGGACTGTTATGTGCGCCCTGCTGACACGCACATTAACAGTTTGTTAGAGCACTTTGAGCAGTATGAGGACAAGATCAAAGTGTTCTAACAAACTATTAATGGACATCCAGAGGTTCCCAGGAACAAGTAACCTGGGGCAGGCTTTActgtggggtagattcacacctgTGATTGCTGCGAACTACATAGGTAAACCCTTAGTTTATTGTAGCGTAATCCTCACTAAAGCAAACAAAGGCCCCTTTACTTCTGAATGCACTTCACCTCAGAGGCCTGGGGAGATCTGTTAACCCCACAGAGCGAGGCACTGCATTAAGTATAGCCAGGTTTGGATTCCTGCTGTAGCCTTGGACGAGACAGAATTGTGCTTTTTACCCCAGTGACGAACCACCACAAGAATGTGGGGTTTTTTACTCCCTAGGGCAAACGTATATGATCCGTCTACCCAGGGTCACCTCCATCACTGCAGTAACTGAGCAAGTCTTACAGAGTAGATAGGAAaaacaacgaagagtccttgtggcaccttagagactaacaaatgtatttgggcataagctttcgtgggctaaaccccacttcctCAGAGTCTGGGAGAGTTTGGGATTTCTCCACCAGCCAAATAGCTCAGCCCAGACTTGGAACAATCTCTTCTTGGAGCATGTTGATGAGGCTTCACAGAGCATCATTCCCAACCTTTCCCTGCTGTTGCAATTATGATAATTGACAGAGGAGCCTCTTTCCTCCACAGAGTTGAGAAGTTCATGGGCAGTCATTAACTCATCACAGATAACCAACACCCATGGATTCATGCCTAATGTCTCTCCTCTCCCACTCAATTCTTTGTGACTCATTCACTTGCCCCCAGCTTCCCAAGGGTTAATGACTTCAGGGTGCCTCTTATTGTGTTTTATCTTCCTTAGAAGATTATGTGGGAGAGACAGACAGCCCAGCCCCTAGGTGGCATGGGGAATAGATAGAAAGATTCATGCCAGGAGCTGCAAGCAGATCAGTTGTTGATTCATgcacccacctctggggtggagtgcaaAGCATCAATTTTACAAGCTGAGCCCCATAGGTGCACCCCTATGGCCACAGTGACTAAATGGGGCTCCCAAACATTTGTAAGGATGTGACCGCATGGGGACAACGGCAACAACTGTAAATTGCGTTAGGAGTCTTCAGAATGCAAAGTGTTACAGAAACAAGATCAAACCTCATCCAAGTCGTAGTTACTGCTCTGTGAGAGTGCCTAACACAAGTACTTTGCACCTCCAAAACAGCTTGGCTTTGCGAACCATTAAGACTCCCAACACTCCTCTGAGGGGTTATCCTTTCACagcaggagaaacagaggcatccAATGAAGGTTTAAACAACTTGCCCACAGTCAAATagcaagttagtggcagaggtgggaacagaacccaggagtcctgtccccTAAACTAATATAGAAAATTTGAAGGCCCATTTGGGATTGGCCTGGATATTCTGAATCCATGAGATACACTAACGTCTATTGGGAAAGGATTGGGGGGCAGAAATCCACCCTTCTTAGATGTAGACTAGACAGGACATCTCAACAAGGCCAAGCATCATGCATGTGACAGCCACCTTCCTAGACAGCAAACTAGAGACTGAAGCAGGGACCTACCTGACAATATGAGCCTTGATACTCTGAGCCGGTCAGCTGAGAGCTATAAACATACCCTTattctctgtggatcaggcacgcTGAAGACATAATGtacactgaccagtgggttacatggGCTGCAGTCCCAGATGCCTGGATGGTTTACAGACTGgggtttaaaaatacaaaaagaccTCAGATGCAAAACCCCCCTTCCCACTTCGTACTGTAGTGGAATTTCTAGCATTAATGAAGAGTAGCTGTAATGGGGGAGCAGGAGGTAGGATCTCAGACTGCCCTAGAATTTCAGACCAAGGCAGAAGGGCTCAGCCTCTCTTGTatcaggagaggagagagaggtgtgtctctctcccccacatccAGCCTCCACTAAACTTTAGTAAGAAGATTAATCCCAATGTACACAGCAGCAATGCCAGATGTAAAGCACAGATTGGGAGCTACCAACTGTGACCCACTTACAggtgatgctgctgctgccaggagccCTTGTGGTATAAATTGCACCTTGCTCAAACatccctttttttcctctctcaggACGAGCATTTACCAGTCTGAAGGTAAATGCCAACTTGgttttggagagacaaggtgtggggaggtaatagcttttattggaccaacttctgttggggagagagacaagctttctagcttacacagagcttgtctttctcaccaagtagatccaataaaaaaatattacctcacccaccttatctctgtaatatcctgagaccaacatgactacaacaacactgcatacaacttgGTTTTGGCCACACAAGTGGAGTTGGGTGAGCGAACCACAAGAgaaagaacaacaaggagtccttgtggcaccttagagactaacaaatttatttgggcataagctttcgtgggctagaacccacttcatcggatgtattaagtgaaaaatacaggagcaggtataaatacatgaaaggatgggggttgctttaccaagtgtgaggtcagtctaacgagataaatcaattaacagcaggataccaagggaggaaaaataacttttgaagtggaaAGAGTAAAGGCACAGAGTTAAAAAAGCGTTAGGATAGGATCAAACCACTGATTTGGCCAAACGCAAACAAAAAGTGTAGTCTTGGGACGCCTCAGAGAACCAGTGTCTCTTGAAACAAAGAACACCAGActcacctccctccctgcagagGAGCCAACAGATGATCCAGGTAAATTCCCATCTTTGCCCTGCAGGAACTTCATTTAATAAAGCCAGCCTGGCCCGGATGCAGAGAGCTCAGCGCTCCTTGCAAAAGTAGTTAAGTAGAGTTTGCAGGAAGCGGGAGGTGGAGCCAACCTGTGGGCACACACAGCACACCTACGGGGTTTGGTTGCTGAGCCCTCCCTTGCCTCTGATCTTTTTAAACACAGAACCACAGTATATTACCCCAGCACCTAGAGGCCTCGCCCTGTTGTGCCAGGTTCTGTacaaagacacagtccctgccccaaagagcttacaaccttcACGTTACAAAGGATACTGTTCTTCTGTTTCAAGTTCTACAGAGATGGGTTTGAAAGCAAACTCCATCTCACTTCAGATGGGAGCTGCCAGGTTCAGATCCATATCCAAACCTTGCTGCTCAAGCCCCGCtccaatacaataataataataataataatacttagcaccaGCCATCTCCAAGCACGCTAAGAAGGCCAAGAATGGCCAGACCATTCCTGTTTACAGCCCGGGGAAGCAATACTGACTTGTAACTGCAATGGTAGCAATGGGAACTCAGCACATcagaggatcaggcccagggCTTTGCAAAGCCCTGCTCTCAATCGAGCGGATGCCTGAAGGAGAACTACATgactggccccaatcctgcaaggttttCTATGCCGGTGGACCCGTGTCTCCATGGAGCACCACTGGGCTCTGCCCTTAAGAAAAGGGCTTGCAAGACTGGGGCtatgcttagggtgaccatacgtcccgttttggccaggacagtccctttattaagccctgtcccagccgtcctgacttttttttttccaaaaggaggcatttgtcccatttgctcttgctgaATTGagcagttggcaagagcaaataggACAATTGCAAAAGTGGGGTGCGGTGCAGAgcaacgtgggggggggggaagaggccagCCCCCCGCAGAGGGGGAGGCAGAGTTCCAGCATGGGTGGAGGGCAGGGTTCCAGCAATGGGCAACAGCCTTGCGTGGGGGCCCTCAAAGGGTtccagccaccagcagcagcctcccatggggggggggggggaaccctcagGCGAGCAcctggggtgtcccattttctctttgagaAATAGGGTCACCCTAGCTAAACTCCCTCCCAAGGAACAGCACTAGGGGAAACTCAACATTTTCCATTCACAGGGGATTCAGGGCTCACTGTTAACCACACTCCCAAGCACTCCATCCCTATGAGTTTCAGGTTCAAGTGAGGCCCCCAAAACTCAAAGCAGAACTCTCTCCCATGACCGAGTTCCTCGCCCTGACTCATACGGAACTCCTTCCTTGCAGAAGGTGGGGCTTCCATCTGAAACTTAGCTCagatttgtggcaccttagagactaacaaatgtatttatttatgctcaaataaatgtgttagtctaaggtgccacaagtactcctcgttctttttgctgatacagactaacacggctaccactctgaaacttagcTCAGATTTGCAAACCTGGCCCACCAGTGGGCTTTTAGTGCAGCTGGGGAGCATGGGGTGTCATCTGCATTTGGATATTCTGGATCTGCCCCCGCCTGCCCTCAgtgtcctgcccccagccacagGTTCAATCCAAGATTtcgttttaattatttttacaccCTACTGACTGAACTGGCAATAGCTTTTCACTCAGAGAAACGACAGATCAGCTTGTAAAGACTTCCTCACCTGGTAACCAGGTAGGTGGGTGGGACTTGAAATGATTTGAAGGGAGAAAGCCAGAAGAAAAGGAGCTTGCTGGCCAGACAAAGAGAAATTAAGCTCTCAGTCTCTGAGGTGGACAGGGGATccatttcaacaacaaaaaaaggcgAACGCTGGATGTTTGACATTCTTGCTATCCCAGCCTCTCCAATAAAGTGGGAGGAGAGACTTTTAAGTGTTCAGGGACTGACAGATTGACTGGGTCCAGCTAAATATAGCTGGCCTGAAAAGACTGGCCGTTTATTAGTCAAGCAGCCAGAGAAGGTGGGATAAATCCAAAACAAGATAGCTGCCTGGGGGACACAATCCCTGGAAGCTAACTCATTTTAGCTAGTAGCCCAGTGCCTTCTTTAGATTCTTGCAATTCCCTCATTAACGTCCTCTCCTTATTCAAAGGTTGCAAAGCAGATTTCAATGGGTTactaattatttatattgtgggaTCACTTAGGAACCCTGGTTGTGAACCAGAACGCtactgtgctcggtgctgtacaaacagaacagaaaggtgatccctgcccccaaagagctcacgCTCGCAATACAAGACCAGAGGTGGAACAGACAGATGGGAACACAAGGGAACAATACTGAGTTTAAAGCTGGTGAAAGGAACTAGTTTGACAGCCTTGGAGACTAGAGTAGACAGGGTGACTCATGGTAGCTCGTAGAGGTGATCCCTATACTACCCCTTTGCCAGCTAACATGTTAAAATACAATTTGCCCTGGCTACACTAGGGTTTTAAAGCTTTTTAGCTAACAGGCTTTAAGCAACACCTTTTATTTTAGGTTCAGCCTCCCCACAGACACTGGGAAACGGCCTATACACAACATGCTGTCAGCTGCACCAAACTAGCCAAAGAAAGCACTCTCTTTTTACTCTGATCTCGTCAAAGCCAGAGAGTTGCAAGTAACACCAACATTGCTCAGACAGAGGGGAGATTATTTTTAACTCGATGTCCTTTCAAGATCTGGGTTGATCTCTGATCGGCTGGCTGAGAAAGTTCCTGCCTTTGGGATGAATTCTCACTGTGGATAATTTtcttaggggaaaaaaaatcacaatttctgatagctttttaaaaagctaagtAGTTTGAGTGAGATACCTCAACTAGCAAATCAATACTCTGTAGACTGAATTGCAAGGTTACCTAGCATTTTCTCTTTCAAGAAATCTGATGTCCTTACAGGAATGACTCACTGACAGAGACAACAGGTTGTCTGCCCTTGATGTTCTTGGCCTGCCTCAGTCTGTCAATTCTCTACCTCTCTCCTTGTTACAATACACATTCCCCTGGgtcccagggcctgattctccagtgctCTGCATCTCTTCCAGTGCCAAAGAGTCAAAGACATTCCCAAATCAAAATGGCAGCCATTCAGGTCTGCCCAGCCTTTCACCCACTTGGCATCACTGACTGTGCAAACTGTGcaaacagagaatcaggcccagggaaTCTCTGTGAACCACCAAGGGCTGGTATGAACTGCTAAGCATCATCTTAAATGCAGATGAAGGGGAAAAAGGAGAGTAATAAGACAGCTCCCGAAGACTCATTGCCACGTGCAAAGTCTCTCTTAAGCAGTTTTACTGTCCAAACGtaaacaaatcaaaacaattcCTCAGCTCAGCCTTTATATCTCAGGcttttgctgccccccccctcaACCCCAGGCACCCTGGCAGTCCTCTGGGCTCCCTATTCCCAGGGGGAGCAGGCAGTGAGAGCCCCATGTCCAGCTCAGCCTGACACACCCAGGCTTCCCCTCACCAGCTCTCTGCTTTTCAAGCTCAACTGGGATCAGTTGACCAATCACAAACACACTGGCCCTGCTCTCTTCAAGGGCCAGTGTCACCCTGTGATGGGGGCATTACTCAGATTTCATAATGAATAGAGTCTtggtattttgcatttgtatggCCTCATTTATCAggtctcaaagcacattacagaaTAGGTCAGTGGGATCCCCCATTTTACTGAGAGGGCAACTGAGGCACCGCATTTCAAAGACTTGCCTAAGGTCCCGCAGTGAGTGCAGCTGTAAGTACGGCTCCTGCCTTGACTCCAGGGGGGGATCCACAAAGAGACTTGGGTGGggtctaacttttaggcacctagaagaaaatcacaggaacaacactgcaatccacaaagcctgagctgGCTGTCTAGGTTCCCCTTCTGAtggatggggggagagaggacaGGAGCCTTAGATGGTGATCCATAAAGCCAGCATGTGGGAGACACTGACCAGAGGCCGGGggtgtcctaagccctgcccgcctcccagagataggcacctaagtcaggaCTGCAGGGAACTCTGCTATTGATCCAAAAACTCTGGGAAGACGGGCACTCAGCTGGCTCAACCATGCAGGGTCAGGAGGAAAACAGCCgggggcaaagctctcctttctagTTGTTAGCCTAGTGGACAGGATACTCAGCCAGGAGGTCAGAGACCAACCCTGGTTCCAGTCCCCCTCctcctgagggggagaagggatttgaacacagAGCAgccgagtgccctaaccactaggctatggaatattctgatgggGGGCTTCCTCGGTCTTTCCTATTGAAGTTACTTCACATTAATTCAATAATGGAATACTTAGAATTACTCTATAGCTGGGCGGTTGGAGCACTCCCCGGAAAACTGGCAGATCCCTGTTTGACTCCTTTCTTCTCATCAGAAGGAGGGACTCGAAATGAGGGTCTCCCACCTGAAtaacctaaccactggact encodes the following:
- the SLC45A3 gene encoding solute carrier family 45 member 3, with translation MAQKVWVSMLFHNRKAQLLLVNSLTFGLEVCLAAGITYVPPLLLEVGVEEKFMTMVLGIGPVLGLVFVPLIGSASDHWRSSYGRRRPFIWVLCLGVLLSLFIIPHASRLAGLFALNAHPLEIAFLILGIGLLDFCGQVCFTPLEALLSDLFQEPDNCRQAFSMYAFMISLGGCVGYLLPAIDWAGSFLAPYLGGQEKCLFSLLTIIFLGCVLATLFVTEEAVGQVDALAGPALKDSSPKPSSPSCCSCQVSKSLLRARHVVQALRNLCALVPRLHGLCCRIPKVIRRLFVAELCSWMALMTFMLFYTDFVGEGLYQGVPRAEPGTEARRHYEEGVRMGSLGLFLQCVISIFFSTIMDRLVKQFGTRAVYLASVAFFPLAPFVICFSQSVLIVTVSAALTGFTFSALQILPYTLASLYHHDKQVFLHKYKSKEKEDAAQLDKKSGFPKGPLSSQKLTYQNGHAGGLFSSSPPAASSALCVGSPCEVSLMMRVGDSDPAAPGRGICLDLAILDSAFLLSQVVPSLVMGSIVQFTQSVTAYMVFATGLGLVAIYFATKVVFDKSDMAKYSV